One segment of uncultured Propionivibrio sp. DNA contains the following:
- a CDS encoding YebC/PmpR family DNA-binding transcriptional regulator, with the protein MAGHSKWANIQHRKGRQDEKRGAAFSKIAKEITVAAKMGGGDPGFNPRLRMAVDKGKAVNMPKDKIENAIKKGTGELEGVDYIEIRYEGYGIGGAAVMVDCLTDNRTRTVADVRHAFNKHGGNMGTDGCVAFQFKHCGQLLFAPGTDEAALMDAAIEAGAEDVITNDDGSIEVITPPADYMAVKDALEAAGFTAEFGQVTMKAENETELTGEDAAKMQRLLDALESLDDVQEVYTSVVIGD; encoded by the coding sequence ATGGCCGGACATTCCAAATGGGCCAACATCCAGCACCGCAAAGGCCGTCAGGACGAAAAGCGGGGAGCTGCCTTTTCCAAGATCGCCAAGGAAATCACTGTCGCTGCCAAGATGGGTGGCGGCGACCCGGGCTTCAACCCCCGCCTGCGCATGGCAGTCGACAAGGGCAAGGCCGTCAACATGCCCAAGGACAAGATCGAAAACGCGATCAAGAAGGGCACGGGCGAACTCGAGGGCGTCGACTACATCGAGATTCGTTACGAAGGCTATGGCATCGGCGGCGCCGCTGTCATGGTCGATTGCCTGACGGACAACCGCACCCGTACCGTCGCCGACGTGCGCCACGCGTTCAACAAGCACGGCGGCAACATGGGTACCGACGGCTGCGTCGCTTTCCAGTTCAAGCACTGCGGCCAACTGCTGTTCGCGCCAGGTACCGATGAAGCGGCCCTGATGGACGCGGCAATCGAAGCCGGCGCCGAGGATGTCATCACCAACGATGACGGCTCGATCGAAGTCATCACCCCGCCAGCCGACTACATGGCCGTCAAGGACGCGCTCGAAGCTGCCGGATTCACCGCCGAATTCGGACAGGTGACGATGAAGGCCGAGAACGAAACCGAACTGACCGGAGAGGATGCCGCCAAGATGCAGCGACTCCTCGACGCACTCGAAAGCCTGGACGACGTGCAGGAAGTCTATACCAGCGTTGTCATCGGCGACTGA
- a CDS encoding EAL domain-containing protein, translated as MLRSAGAFVRLSIMLLLACFVPLAAYLAVRVHGPQLEHKTYDHLASIAALKTAHLEAWLGERQDRARALASSPAFSDLAKALRQDDGERATQAFDALFAVAQEEGRYDSLQLVGGSGELLLSSGRRRSIAPETLSALPVGLGDGGERSFSRLIVDSGGVRHVDVVIGLPRTDAVDPHAARFLILGAATEDFLLPLLRGWPTTSRSGETFLVRRAGTNADYLSETLRASVTLVPRRSLSSNEAAVAAVALEAFRPGTARAMGHRGETVYAAFRPVAGTDWVLVAQQACDEARAPLRSLGYSVGAVTLLAVLVVGAVIARLWRLRDQTRQLVSAARSDAMLRRFYDMPFVGISMRPLSSDSWSMVNDYLCQLFGYTRDEMLNLRWQDVCHPDDIGVTADAFGRLERGESDSELIDKRFVRKDGSVLHAEVNIRSVRDVDGKPEFFFAAARDVTAQKVAEIRIRRLTSIYSALSETNQAIVRCTSEDELFPQICRFAVDYGGMQMAWVGMLDPVSKWVRPVASYGVGADFLARSQVSADPDKPHGHGVTGIAIRNEAPCWMQDYLNEASAMPWREFAEAHHWRSAAALPLYRGGTAVGALVLFSTEVAAFDEQIRALLTEMAQDVSFAMTQFVKEQARTKAEAELRLAAQVFEQSAEAVVISDPGHAILKVNRAFTEITGYEEAEVLGKSPVVLAASPEDVERYPVLFDEIRRTGTWQGEMFARRKNGEVFPQLLSISRVLDADGQASHNVVMFRDISEQRQSQQHIQRLAHFDALTGLPNRRLLEDRVSQVLNRVSRNGERMSLVFIDLDRFKNVNDSLGHRVGDELLIQVAGRLRETLREDDTVARLGGDEFILVLPDTGVKGSSRVAEKVMAALSQPYRVDQHELIVTPSMGVAIYPDDGSNYEVLSRCADAAMYRAKDAGRNTFRFFTREMQEHSDRVLSLENALRRALESGQLQLHYQPQISLETNRVVGVEALLRWTHPEFGTISPSEFIPIAEDSGLILAVGEWVLRTAIRQLKAWQSSGADLFNPLVMAVNISAVQFLRGGLPDLITQILAEYGLPHDCLELELTEGVALGNPNEAIQLMEDLHERGVRLSIDDFGTGYSSLSYLKRFKAYKLKIDQSFVRDISSDPDDKAIVEAIISMARSLGMRTIAEGVETAEQMAYLYDRDCDEAQGYFIAQPMPADAFEDFVRNFRLLG; from the coding sequence GTGCTACGTTCTGCCGGTGCTTTTGTGCGTCTGTCGATCATGTTGCTCCTGGCCTGTTTCGTGCCCCTTGCCGCCTATCTGGCGGTCCGTGTGCACGGCCCCCAGCTTGAGCACAAGACCTATGACCATCTTGCTTCGATCGCGGCGCTGAAGACGGCGCATCTGGAAGCCTGGCTCGGCGAGCGTCAGGACCGTGCCCGGGCGCTCGCGTCGTCGCCCGCTTTTTCCGATCTCGCGAAGGCCTTGCGGCAGGACGACGGTGAGCGCGCGACGCAGGCGTTCGACGCGCTGTTCGCCGTGGCGCAGGAGGAAGGGCGATACGATTCGCTGCAGTTGGTCGGCGGTAGCGGCGAACTGCTGCTCAGTTCGGGGCGTCGTCGAAGCATTGCCCCGGAGACTTTGTCGGCGCTGCCGGTCGGGCTGGGCGACGGTGGCGAGCGTTCCTTTTCCAGACTGATTGTCGATTCAGGCGGCGTACGCCATGTCGATGTCGTGATTGGCCTCCCGCGCACAGATGCGGTAGATCCTCATGCCGCACGCTTCCTGATCCTGGGTGCTGCGACCGAAGATTTTCTGTTGCCGCTCTTGCGGGGATGGCCGACGACCAGTCGTAGCGGCGAAACCTTCCTGGTCCGTCGCGCTGGCACGAACGCGGACTATCTGAGCGAAACGCTCCGCGCTTCGGTTACGCTCGTGCCACGCCGGTCGCTTTCTTCCAATGAGGCGGCCGTTGCTGCGGTCGCGCTGGAGGCGTTTCGTCCGGGGACAGCGAGAGCGATGGGGCATCGCGGCGAGACGGTGTATGCCGCGTTCCGACCGGTGGCGGGAACCGACTGGGTCCTCGTCGCCCAGCAGGCGTGCGATGAAGCACGGGCGCCGCTGCGCAGTCTGGGGTACAGCGTGGGGGCGGTGACCTTGCTTGCCGTGCTCGTCGTCGGTGCCGTCATCGCCCGGCTGTGGCGTTTGCGCGACCAGACCCGCCAGCTCGTTTCGGCGGCGCGTTCAGATGCGATGCTGCGTCGCTTCTACGATATGCCTTTTGTCGGTATTTCAATGCGACCGCTGTCTTCGGACAGTTGGAGCATGGTGAACGATTACCTGTGTCAGCTCTTCGGGTACACGCGCGATGAAATGCTGAATCTGCGTTGGCAGGATGTGTGTCATCCCGACGATATCGGCGTCACCGCCGACGCCTTCGGACGGCTTGAGCGGGGCGAGAGCGACAGCGAATTGATCGACAAGCGTTTTGTCCGCAAGGACGGTAGCGTGCTTCATGCCGAAGTCAATATTCGGTCCGTACGTGATGTCGATGGGAAGCCCGAATTCTTCTTTGCTGCTGCCCGTGACGTGACTGCGCAAAAAGTGGCGGAAATCCGCATTCGGCGGCTGACCAGTATCTATTCGGCCTTGAGCGAGACGAATCAGGCGATTGTTCGCTGCACCAGCGAGGATGAACTGTTCCCGCAAATCTGCCGCTTTGCCGTCGATTACGGTGGAATGCAAATGGCATGGGTCGGAATGCTTGACCCCGTCAGCAAGTGGGTTCGTCCCGTCGCAAGTTATGGTGTCGGCGCCGATTTCCTGGCGCGCTCGCAGGTTTCAGCTGATCCAGACAAGCCGCATGGGCATGGGGTGACCGGCATCGCGATTCGCAACGAAGCGCCGTGTTGGATGCAGGATTACCTCAACGAGGCGTCGGCTATGCCGTGGCGCGAGTTTGCCGAAGCGCATCACTGGCGATCGGCAGCCGCGTTGCCGTTGTATCGCGGCGGTACGGCGGTGGGCGCGCTGGTCCTGTTTTCGACCGAAGTTGCTGCGTTCGACGAACAGATCCGCGCTTTGCTCACCGAAATGGCGCAGGACGTTAGCTTTGCCATGACCCAGTTCGTCAAGGAGCAGGCAAGAACGAAGGCGGAGGCGGAACTGCGCCTGGCGGCGCAGGTGTTCGAACAGAGCGCCGAAGCAGTGGTCATTTCCGATCCGGGCCACGCAATCCTCAAGGTTAATCGAGCCTTCACCGAAATTACCGGCTACGAGGAAGCCGAGGTGCTCGGAAAGTCGCCAGTGGTTCTGGCGGCGAGCCCCGAAGATGTTGAACGCTATCCGGTGCTGTTCGACGAGATTCGTCGCACGGGGACCTGGCAGGGCGAAATGTTTGCTCGTCGCAAGAACGGCGAGGTGTTTCCGCAGTTGTTGTCGATCAGTCGGGTGCTCGATGCCGACGGACAAGCCAGTCATAACGTTGTCATGTTCCGTGACATCTCCGAGCAGCGGCAAAGCCAGCAGCATATTCAGCGGCTGGCGCATTTCGATGCGTTGACCGGGTTGCCGAATCGCCGTTTGCTCGAAGACCGCGTCAGCCAGGTGCTCAATCGCGTCAGTCGTAACGGCGAGCGTATGTCACTCGTGTTCATCGACCTCGATCGCTTCAAGAATGTGAACGATTCTCTGGGGCACCGGGTCGGCGACGAATTGTTGATTCAGGTCGCCGGGCGTTTGCGCGAGACCTTGCGCGAGGATGACACGGTGGCGCGTCTCGGTGGCGACGAGTTTATCCTTGTCTTGCCCGATACCGGCGTCAAAGGGTCTTCGCGCGTGGCAGAAAAGGTCATGGCGGCGCTGTCGCAGCCGTATCGCGTTGATCAGCACGAATTGATCGTGACGCCATCGATGGGGGTCGCGATCTATCCGGATGACGGGAGCAACTATGAGGTGTTGTCACGCTGTGCCGACGCCGCGATGTATCGCGCCAAGGATGCCGGGCGCAATACGTTCCGCTTCTTCACCCGGGAAATGCAGGAGCATTCCGATCGTGTCCTGAGTCTTGAGAATGCTTTGCGACGGGCGCTGGAGTCGGGACAGTTGCAGTTGCACTATCAGCCGCAGATATCGCTCGAAACGAATCGCGTGGTCGGCGTCGAGGCTCTGTTGCGCTGGACGCATCCCGAGTTCGGCACTATCTCACCGAGCGAATTCATTCCGATTGCCGAGGACAGCGGCCTGATTCTTGCCGTCGGTGAATGGGTGTTGCGGACTGCGATCCGGCAGTTGAAAGCCTGGCAATCGTCAGGTGCGGATTTGTTCAATCCGCTTGTCATGGCGGTGAATATTTCTGCCGTCCAGTTCTTGCGCGGCGGACTGCCTGACCTGATCACGCAGATCCTTGCCGAATATGGGTTGCCGCACGATTGTCTGGAACTCGAATTGACCGAGGGCGTGGCGCTGGGGAATCCGAACGAGGCAATCCAGTTGATGGAGGATCTGCACGAACGCGGCGTGCGCCTGTCGATTGACGATTTCGGTACAGGGTATTCTTCGCTCAGTTATCTCAAGCGCTTCAAGGCGTACAAGCTCAAGATCGATCAGTCCTTCGTGCGCGACATCTCCAGCGATCCCGATGACAAAGCCATCGTCGAGGCGATTATCAGCATGGCGCGCAGTCTCGGCATGCGGACCATCGCCGAGGGGGTCGAAACGGCCGAACAGATGGCGTATCTCTACGATCGCGATTGCGACGAAGCGCAGGGGTATTTCATCGCGCAACCGATGCCGGCAGATGCCTTCGAGGATTTTGTCCGAAACTTCCGCCTGCTTGGCTGA
- the ubiD gene encoding 4-hydroxy-3-polyprenylbenzoate decarboxylase yields the protein MKYHDLRDFITQLEQLGELKRIGVEVDPHLEMTEICDRVLRSGGPAILFEKPKGHSVPVLGNLFGTPRRVALGMGESSVEALREVGRLLAYLKEPEPPKGLKDAWEKLPVLRQVLNMAPKVVSSAACHEIVWEGADVDLSRLPVQHCWPGDVAPLITWGLTVTRGPAKTRQNLGIYRQQVIGPNKVIMRWLAHRGGALDFRDHCLQHPGKPFPVAVVLGCDPATILGAVTPVPDNVSEYQFAGLLRGAKTELVKCLGSDLQVPALAEIVLEGVIDPAETALEGPYGDHTGYYNEQSTFPVLTIERITMRRNPIYHSTYTGKPPDEPAMLAVALNEVFVPLLQKQYPEIVDFYLPPEGCSYRLATVSIRKQYPGHAKRVMFGIWSFLRQFMYTKFIIVVDDDVNIRDWKEVIWAMTTRVDAARDTLIAENTPIDYLDFASPVAGLGSKMGIDATNKWPGETTREWGRPIVMDETVKQRVDALWCKLGL from the coding sequence ATGAAATATCACGATTTGCGCGATTTCATCACGCAGTTGGAACAACTCGGCGAACTCAAGCGGATTGGCGTCGAGGTCGATCCGCATCTGGAAATGACGGAAATCTGCGACCGCGTCCTGCGGTCCGGCGGTCCGGCGATTTTGTTCGAGAAGCCGAAGGGGCATAGCGTGCCGGTGCTCGGTAATCTTTTCGGGACACCGAGGCGAGTGGCCTTGGGTATGGGAGAGTCTTCGGTCGAGGCGCTGCGTGAGGTGGGCAGGCTGCTTGCCTACCTCAAGGAACCGGAGCCGCCCAAGGGGCTCAAGGATGCCTGGGAAAAACTGCCGGTGTTGCGGCAGGTGCTTAATATGGCGCCCAAGGTCGTTTCCTCGGCAGCGTGCCATGAAATCGTCTGGGAAGGCGCCGATGTCGATTTGTCGCGCTTGCCAGTACAGCACTGCTGGCCAGGCGATGTGGCGCCGCTGATTACCTGGGGCCTGACGGTCACGCGTGGTCCCGCCAAGACGAGGCAGAATCTGGGGATTTACCGGCAGCAGGTAATTGGACCCAACAAGGTGATCATGCGCTGGCTCGCCCATCGGGGCGGTGCGCTCGATTTTCGTGATCACTGCCTGCAACATCCGGGCAAGCCTTTCCCTGTTGCGGTCGTCCTCGGTTGCGATCCTGCGACGATTCTCGGAGCGGTGACGCCGGTGCCGGATAATGTTTCCGAGTATCAGTTTGCCGGTTTGCTGCGTGGCGCCAAGACTGAACTGGTGAAGTGCCTGGGCTCCGACCTGCAAGTGCCTGCCTTGGCCGAAATCGTCCTGGAGGGGGTTATCGACCCGGCCGAGACGGCGCTCGAGGGGCCTTACGGCGACCACACCGGCTATTACAACGAGCAATCGACGTTTCCTGTGCTGACGATCGAACGCATCACGATGCGCAGGAACCCGATCTACCACAGCACGTACACCGGGAAGCCGCCGGACGAACCGGCAATGCTGGCGGTGGCACTCAACGAGGTTTTCGTGCCGCTGCTGCAAAAGCAATATCCCGAAATCGTCGATTTCTATCTGCCTCCCGAGGGATGTTCGTATCGCCTGGCGACGGTGAGCATCCGGAAACAATATCCGGGCCATGCCAAACGGGTAATGTTCGGTATCTGGAGTTTTCTGCGGCAGTTCATGTACACCAAGTTCATCATCGTCGTCGACGACGATGTGAATATCCGCGACTGGAAGGAAGTGATCTGGGCGATGACGACGCGAGTCGATGCGGCGCGCGATACTCTGATCGCAGAAAATACGCCAATCGATTATCTCGATTTCGCCAGTCCAGTGGCCGGCCTCGGCAGCAAGATGGGTATCGATGCGACGAACAAGTGGCCGGGCGAAACCACGCGTGAATGGGGGCGCCCGATCGTCATGGATGAGACGGTAAAGCAGCGCGTCGATGCCTTGTGGTGCAAATTAGGTTTGTAA
- the ubiA gene encoding 4-hydroxybenzoate octaprenyltransferase — MTATHFSLKERLPLYLRLMRLDKPIGILLLLWPTLWALWFSSQGRPDWGVVFVFVCGTVLMRSAGCVINDLADRDFDPHVARTKARPLAAGLVSSREALVLFAVLSIVAFLLILPLRSFYLLALSVPALFLAASYPLTKRFLAIPQAYLGVAFGFGIPMAFAVQLDAIPLSAWLLLLANVFWAIAYDTEYAMVDRADDLKIGIRTSAITFGRYDVVAVMACYAAAFGLIGWVGAQYGMGGGFYLGLGVAVVLAGYHFTLIRERDTVRCFRAFLHNNWVGASIFAGIVLDYLRMNALLF, encoded by the coding sequence ATGACTGCCACTCATTTTTCGTTGAAAGAGCGCCTGCCGCTGTATCTGCGCCTCATGCGCCTGGACAAGCCGATCGGCATTCTGCTGCTCTTGTGGCCCACCTTGTGGGCGCTCTGGTTTTCTTCGCAAGGCCGTCCGGATTGGGGCGTGGTCTTCGTCTTTGTCTGCGGTACCGTTCTCATGCGTTCGGCAGGGTGTGTCATCAACGACCTGGCCGATCGCGATTTCGATCCGCATGTCGCCCGTACGAAGGCGCGGCCTCTTGCGGCAGGATTGGTGTCGTCGCGGGAAGCGCTGGTGTTGTTTGCAGTGCTGTCGATCGTCGCCTTCCTGCTGATTCTGCCTTTACGCTCGTTTTATCTGCTGGCCTTGTCGGTTCCGGCGCTGTTTCTTGCGGCCAGCTATCCGTTGACCAAGCGTTTTCTTGCTATTCCACAAGCATATCTCGGCGTGGCCTTTGGTTTCGGTATTCCGATGGCATTTGCCGTTCAGCTCGATGCCATTCCTTTGTCTGCCTGGCTCTTGTTGCTTGCCAACGTGTTCTGGGCGATTGCCTACGATACCGAGTATGCGATGGTCGATCGTGCCGACGATCTGAAGATCGGCATCCGCACCTCGGCGATTACGTTCGGTCGTTACGATGTCGTCGCTGTGATGGCCTGCTACGCCGCCGCATTCGGCCTGATTGGCTGGGTCGGCGCACAGTACGGGATGGGGGGCGGGTTTTATCTCGGACTGGGCGTCGCCGTCGTTTTGGCCGGATACCACTTCACGTTGATCCGCGAGCGCGATACGGTGCGCTGCTTTCGCGCGTTCCTGCATAACAACTGGGTCGGTGCCAGTATTTTTGCCGGCATTGTTCTGGACTACCTGCGCATGAACGCGCTACTGTTCTGA